In a genomic window of Carettochelys insculpta isolate YL-2023 chromosome 19, ASM3395843v1, whole genome shotgun sequence:
- the LOC142023295 gene encoding LOW QUALITY PROTEIN: protein ABHD15-like (The sequence of the model RefSeq protein was modified relative to this genomic sequence to represent the inferred CDS: substituted 1 base at 1 genomic stop codon), which yields MLPWVGVLGFVLLFILLHVQVWLRKAKVASHSVPQLVCKASALAACLGSQGLPRKGPCEASWPWRVLSTLQTQASMLGPLDSRVHSVRTYLQLRDQGLVALDWAVEPVQQKRRETSSTCRAPVLLLIPSSFGKVTHNISKLCHMALLHGYHPVVFNCRGQNGCPLCTTTLQPYGDPSDLXEAIWYIHSCCPAALLSAAGESTGAGLLFSYLGEWGSSSHLAAAGCISLVFDPQGWFEAGRPWLWQQLLLLSQKVWLSRFVMELGKVLPLDRLFGAQSLRELEEVLFCQAQTWDSYWEGNNPLRDVDEVAVPVLCLCSQDDPVCGAPQSALPLELFVISPYVFLVLTQGGGHCGFLQDSLGRAFWSHEVLLGFFCTTVEFLLTEDGLKGQAKKRGARPVLKVAWGRSGCRQECHGSQVYSWERSYPR from the exons atgctgccatGGGTTGGGGTGCTGGGCTTTGTCCTGCTCTTCATCCTGCTGCATGTCCAGGTTTGGCTTCGGAAAGCAAAAGTGGCCAGCCACTCTGTGCCACAGCTGGTGTGCAAGGCCTCTGCACTGGCGGCCTGCCTGGGCAGCCAGGGCCTGCCGCGGAAAGGCCCCTGCGAAGCCAGTTGGCCATGGAGAGTGCTCTCCACTCTGCAGACGCAGGCCAGCATGCTGGGGCCCCTGGACAGTAGGGTGCATTCTGTAAGGACCTATCTGCAGCTGCGCGACCAGGGGCTGGTAGCACTGGACTGGGCTGTGGAGccagtgcagcagaagaggagggAGACATCCAGCACCTGCCGTGCACCTGTCTTGCTGCTCATCCCAAGCTCCTTTGGGAAGGTCACCCACAACATCAGCAAG CTATGCCACATGGCACTCCTTCATGGCTACCACCCAGTTGTCTTTAACTGCCGTGGCCAGAACGGCTGCCCCCTGTGCACCACCACGCTGCAGCCGTATGGGGACCCTTCTGACCTGTGAGAAGCCATCTGGTATATCCACTCCTGCTGCCCGGCAGCCCTGCTTTCTGCAGCAGGGGAAAGCACGGGGGCAGGGCTCCTGTTCTCCTACCTGGGAGAATGGGGTTCCTCCAGccacctggcagctgctggctgcatctcCCTTGTCTTCGACCCTCAAGGATGGTTTGAAGCTGGGCGCCCCTGGCTATGGCAGCAACTCCTGCTCTTGTCCCAGAAGGTGTGGCTGAGCCG GTTTGTCATGGAGCTTGGGAAGGTGCTGCCCCTGGATCGCCTCTTTGGGGCCCAGTCTctgagggagctggaggaggtctTGTTCTGCCAGGCCCAGACCTGGGACTCGTACTGGGAGGGGAACAATCCGCTACGGGATGTGGATGAGGTGGCAGTCCCAGTGCTGTGCCTCTGCAGCCAGGACGACCCTGTGTGCGGGGCCCCCCAGAGCGCTCTGCCCTTGGAGCTGTTTGTGATAAGCCCCTACGTCTTCCTGGTGCTCACCCAGGGAGGGGGACACTGCGGCTTCTTGCAGGACAGCCTgggcagggccttctggagtcaTGAGGTGCTTCTAGGATTCTTCTGCACTACTGTGGAGTTCCTCCTCACAGAGGACGGGCTGAAGGGCCAGGCCAAGAAGAGAGGGGCCAGACCGGTGCTGAAGGTTGCCTGGGGCAGAAGTGGCTGCAGGCAGGAATGCCATGGCTCTCAGGTGTACAGCTGGGAGCGCTCCTACCCCCGCTGA
- the WDR81 gene encoding WD repeat-containing protein 81, with protein sequence MESFLRRVEEDLSIDHRQLGVSTEGTHLIALVPSKWLVSLKERRVLPSLCPRPEGLSEVEVRTFLQHSVQKLPAGWTRVEVHGLRKERLAYPLTLQQSAQDSWPGGLEALHGFMQKVASQNYRNLWHRAHRRYVQPYCPAHTPPTVQALDVLQVALQKIYGCPFLQVGRSVQCASPAKDDPVATKGMVSCPNILQAEALLESADMLYIIYPYVQYCLHDIVTFSPAKLTNSHAKVLFILFHILQAMQACHQVGLACGPFSLRDVAVDEQLCSRLRINLSEYEQPREEEGGLGAGEEQQTKESGGKEARCTACQEELRSLVLDWVHGRVSNFHYLMQLNRLAGRRMGDPNYHPVLPWVVDFTTKNGKFRDLRKSKFRLNKGDKQLDFTYEMTKQAFAAGGSSGEQLHVPHHISDVLSDITYYVYTARRTPKAVLCGHVRSQWEPNEYPASMERMQSWTPDECIPEFYTDPTIFKSIHSDMPDLDVPSWCSSYEEFIEVHRTLLESREVSQDLHHWIDLTFGYKLVGKDAVKEKNVCLHLVDSHTHLTSYGVVQLFDQPHPRRMVGLAYIPAEAPVTARPLIQNTRETMVLEDGPGSMDDRVNGLVLEATPCETSWSGDKSISGEDDLEQGTEALDSIPSAGRAVDQAGPCTSSALPSNLPAYAAEGKASNVRLNRRSKRVVDQAERDKMKILLPEGCNPVQALEELEKLDNFLVKGLNCELEVTEQPKAELLLGLSDLFQRDMQALGVLIAELVLAPRVRTQKPDASLLQRFLTVRHLCQYHPKEIPAPLQHMLDTLLQLHIPEGRLLRNKVAKNSIQLFEYKPVSQGLPPPSPSQFLSPFSAAVPFPPYFPSLHKFIVTYQAKKVEDESQGRELVFQLWQQLEGILCEITPEGLEILLPFILSLMSEENTAVYTAWYLFEPIAKALGPKNANKYLLKPLIGAYENPCCLHGRFYLYTDCFVAQLMVRLGLQSFLANLLAHILQILVGVESSREESKSLLGMAEDEENGEGSPVSSVFGEEIKMDVDPGHDLLDYTSGVSFHDQVYLPENEDFQSGLYVSESLQPQEQELLSLGRLSDKSSTSEVSLGEDRPADGDSQKDKSSLKSVDSSQDLKQSEDSEEEEEEVEEEEEEQDEATVVTQLTLSVDTHTSLDATLADDRSEPEEGDEQELQNHSADKEQTILLDTACKMVRWLSAKLGPTVTSRYIARNLLRLLTSCYIGPTRQQFVPNNEENSPLTTGNIYQKRPVLGDQVSKPVLACLMYMAYLYGEPVLTYQYLPYISYLVAPSSGFGAGRLNSRKEAGLLAAVTLTQKIIVCLSDTTLMDILPKISQEVLLPVLGFLTSPAIGFPSGAQARIVLCVKTISLIALICLRIGQEMVQQHLSDTVGTFFGAFSLLRDLQEQGLLSKSLNHGEMSELEVPISDGKVLPMDPAVLAELQKVFSPEMAYTTYVPFSCLLGDVIQTIVPNYVLVGRLANLYLESVNPKSLPLVSQEPALSIACLDQEPGCSHPEDSHSGTFGSVLVGNRIPVSVDSQRESSGSLCFGPQADGFSSISASEENTLKQDLPRSAHMLCGNWLAYWQYEIGVSQHDSRFHFHQIKLQTFLGHSGAIKCVAPLSCEDFFLSGSKDKTVRLWPLYNCGDGTSETEPRLTYTQHRKSVFYVSQLEAPQQVVSCDGTVHVWDQFTGKLLRTFEALDSKVPITAVTTMPSPHCSISVASADSVLRFIDPRKPGLQHEFRLASGVNAGLIRCLAVSPSGRSVMAGFSSGFIVLLDTRTGLILRGWPAHEGDILQIKAAEGSVLISSSSDHSLTVWKELEQKPLHQYRSASDPIHAFDLYGSEVVTGTVANKIGVYSMMASSTSPTSTTKLSSENFRGTLTSLAVLPTKCHLLLGSDNGVIRLLA encoded by the exons ATGGAGAGCTTCCTTCGGCGGGTGGAAGAAGACCTGAGCATTGACCACAGGCAGCTGGGCGTGTCCACCGAGGGGACCCATCTCATCGCCTTGGTCCCAAGCAAGTGGCTGGTGAGCCTGAAGGAGCGCAGGGTGCTGCCCAGTCTGTGCCCAAGGCCTGAGGGGCTGAGCGAGGTGGAGGTGAGGACTTTCCTTCAGCACTCTGTGCAGAAGCTGCCTGCTGGCTGGACGAGAGTGGAAGTCCATGGTCTGAGGAAAGAGAGGCTGGCTTACCCGCTGACTCTGCAACAGAGCGCGCAGGACAGTTGGCCTGGGGGCTTGGAAGCACTCCATGGGTTCATGCAGAAGGTTGCTTCCCAGAACTATAGAAACCTATGGCACAGAGCTCACCGTCGGTACGTGCAGCCATACTGTCCCGCTCACACACCACCCACGGTGCAAGCCCTGGATGTACTCCAAGTGGCCCTTCAGAAGATCTATGGCTGCCCTTTTCTCCAGGTGGGTAGGAGTGTCCAGTGTGCCTCTCCTGCCAAAGACGACCCTGTAGCCACAAAGGGGATGGTCTCCTGCCCAAACATCCTCCAAGCAGAAGCTCTCCTGGAGTCAGCTGACATGCTATACATTATCTACCCATATGTGCAGTATTGCCTGCATGACATTGTGACCTTTAGCCCTGCAAAGCTCACCAATAGCCATGCCAAGGTCCTTTTCATCCTCTTCCACATTCTACAGGCCATGCAGGCCTGTCACCAAGTGGGACTGGCATGTGGCCCCTTCTCCCTTCGTGATGTGGCTGTCGATGAGCAGCTGTGCAGCCGGCTCAGAATTAACCTCAGCGAGTATGAGCAGccgagggaggaggaggggggtctGGGAGCTGGTGAAGAACAACAGACTAAGGAAAGTGGTGGGAAGGAAGCCCGGTGCACTGCTTGCCAGGAGGAGCTCAGGAGCCTAGTGCTGGATTGGGTGCATGGGCGAGTCAGTAACTTCCACTACCTTATGCAGCTGAACCGCCTGGCAGGACGTAGAATGGGAGACCCCAACTATCACCCAGTTCTCCCCTGGGTGGTGGATTTCACCACCAAAAACGGCAAGTTCAGAGACCTAAGAAAATCCAAGTTCCGCCTCAATAAAGGAGATAAGCAACTAGACTTCACCTATGAGATGACCAAGCAGGCATTTGCAGCTGGAGGATCGAGTGGAGAACAGCTCCATGTGCCTCATCACATCTCTGACGTCCTTTCGGACATCAcctactatgtctacactgcccggAGAACTCCCAAGGCTGTACTCTGTGGTCATGTAAGATCTCAGTGGGAGCCAAATGAATATCCAGCCAGCATGGAGCGAATGCAGAGCTGGACTCCGGATGAGTGCATTCCTGAGTTCTACACAGACCCCACCATCTTTAAATCCATTCATTCTGACATGCCTGACCTGGATGTGCCATCCTGGTGTAGCTCCTATGAGGAGTTCATTGAAGTCCATCGCACgttgctggagagcagggaagtCTCTCAGGATCTTCACCACTGGATTGACCTCACTTTTGGCTACAAGTTGGTGGGGAAGGATGCAGTCAAAGAGAAAAATGTCTGCCTCCATCTGGTGGacagccacacccacctgaccAGCTATGGAGTGGTGCAGCTCTTTGACCAGCCACATCCCAGACGCATGGTGGGACTTGCCTACATTCCTGCTGAAGCTCCAGTCACTGCTCGGCCTCTCATCCAGAACACCAGAGAGACAATGGTTCTCGAAGATGGCCCGGGTTCAATGGACGATAGGGTCAATGGGCTGGTCTTGGAGGCCACTCCATGTGAAACCAGCTGGTCTGGTGATAAATCCATCAGTGGTGAGGATGATTTAGAGCAAGGCACTGAAGCTCTGGATTCCATTCCTTCAGCTGGTAGAGCTGTCGACCAGGCGGGTCCCTGCACATCTTCAGCTCTGCCCTCCAACTTGCCTGCCTACGCTGCAGAAGGCAAAGCCTCCAATGTCCGGCTTAATCGAAGGAGCAAGCGTGTTGTGGACCAGGCTGAAAGAGACAAGATGAAGATCTTGCTTCCTGAGGGTTGTAATCCTGTCCAggccctggaggagctggaaaaACTGGACAATTTCTTAGTCAAAGGCTTAAACTGTGAGTTGGAAGTAACAGAGCAACCcaaagcagagctgctgctgggcctcTCAGATCTTTTCCAAAGAGACATGCAGGCGCTGGGGGTTCTGATAGCTGAGCTTGTGCTTGCACCAAGGGTTCGCACCCAGAAGCCAGATGCATCCCTGCTGCAGCGGTTCTTGACCGTTCGGCATCTTTGCCAGTATCACCCAAAGGagatcccagccccactccagcacaTGCTGGACACTTTACTGCAGCTGCACATACCTGAGGGGAGGCTCCTAAGGAACAAGGTGGCCAAGAACAGCATCCAGCTCTTTGAATACAAACCTGTTTCCCAGGGTCTcccaccacccagcccctctCAGTTCCTTAGCCCTTTCAGCGCAGCTGTTCCCTTCCCTCCTTATTTCCCATCTTTGCACAAATTCATTGTCACCTACCAGGCAAAGAAAGTGGAGGATGAAAGTCAGGGCCGTGAGCTcgtcttccagctgtggcagcagctggagggaatCCTCTGTGAAATCACTCCTGAAGGCTTGGAGATCCTGCTGCCTTTCATCTTATCGCTGATGTCAGAGGAAAACACTGCAGTCTATACAGCCTGGTACCTTTTTGAACCCATAGCAAAAGCCTTGGGTCCCAAGAATGCAAATAAGTACCTGCTCAAACCCCTAATTGGGGCATATGAGAATCCCTGCTGTCTCCATGGCCGGTTTTACTTGTACACAGACTGCTTTGTGGCCCAGTTAATGGTGCGTCTAGGCCTGCAGTCCTTCCTTGCTAATCTGCTGGCTCACATCCTGCAGATTCTTGTGGGTGTTGAGAGCTCCCGGGAAGAAAGCAAGTCCCTTCTGGGCATGGCAGAAGATGAGGAGAATGGGGAAGGCAGCCCAGTTTCCTCTGTGTTTGGGGAAGAGATTAAAATGGATGTGGACCCTGGACATGACCTTCTGGATTACACCTCTGGAGTCAGCTTCCATGACCAGGTCTACTTGCCGGAGAACGAGGACTTCCAGAGTGGCCTCTATGTCAGCGAGTCCCTGCAGCCTCAGGAGCAGGAGCTGCTTAGCCTTGGGCGGCTGAGTGACAAGAGCAGCACCAGCGAAGTGTCGCTGGGCGAGGACAGACCTGCAGATGGAGATTCCCAGAAGGACAAGAGTAGCCTGAAGTCTGTGGACAGCAGTCAGGACCTGAAGCAGAGTGAAGActcggaggaggaagaggaggaggtggaggaggaggaggaagagcaggatgAGGCCACAGTTGTTACACAGCTTACCTTGTCAGTGGACACTCATACTTCCCTGGATGCTACCCTGGCTGATGACCGCAgtgagccagaggagggggatgagcaggagctgcagaaccACTCTGCAGACAAAGAGCAGACCATTCTCCTGG acacagcctgtaagATGGTGAGGTGGCTTTCGGCCAAGCTGGGCCCTACTGTGACATCCCGATACATTGCCAGGAACCTGCTGCGTCTCCTCACATCTTGCTATATTG GTCCTACCAGACAGCAGTTTGTACCGAACAATGAGGAGAACAGCCCTCTTACTACGGGAAATATCTACCAGAAGCGACCAGTGCTGGGGGACCAGGTGTCCAAGCCGGTCCTGGCTTGCCTCATGTATATGGCGTACCTGTATGGAGAGCCTGTCCTGACCTATCAGTACCTTCCCTACATCAGCTACCTG GTTGCCCCGAGCAGTGGGTTTGGTGCTGGCCGGCTGAACAGCAGGAAGGAGGCTGGGCTCCTGGCAGCTGTGACTCTGACCCAGAAGATTATCGTGTGCCTTTCAGATACCACCCTGATGGACATTCTCCCCAAGATCAGCCAGGAGGTCCTTCTCCCAGTCCTGGGCTTCCTGACCTCACCTGCCATTGG GTTCCCTAGTGGCGCCCAGGCCCGCATCGTCCTGTGTGTTAAGACCATCAGTTTAATTGCCTTGATCTGCCTGCGGATTGGGCAGGAGATGGTGCAGCAGCACTTGAGTGACACTGTGGGAACCTTCTTTGGGGCTTTCTCGCTGCTGAGGGACCTGCAAGAGCAG GGTCTGTTATCAAAGTCACTGAACCATGGGGAGATGTCTGAGTTGGAGGTCCCCATCTCTGATGGAAAAGTGCTGCCCATGGacccagctgtgctggcagagttGCAGAAGGTCTTTAGTCCAGAGATGGCCTACACCACCTATGTCCCCTTCTCTTGCTTACTAG GCGATGTTATCCAAACAATTGTCCCCAACTACGTACTGGTTGGGAGACTGGCCAACTTGTATCTGGAGAGCGTGAACCCTAAGAGCCTGCCTCtggtgagccaggagccagctctgAGCATAGCCTGTTTGGACCAGGAGCCTGGTTGCAGTCACCCTGAGGACAGTCACTCTGGCACCTTTGGGAGTGTGCTGGTGGGAAATCGCATTCCGGTTTCTGTGGACAGCCAGCGGGAGAGCTCTGGCTCGCTCTGTTTTGGCCCCCAAGCTGATGGCTTTAGCTCCATTTCTGCCAGCGAGGAGAATACACTGAAGCAGGATCTGCCCCGCAGCGCCCACATGCTGTGTGGGAACTGGCTGGCCTACTGGCAGTACGAGATTGGGGTGAGCCAGCATGACTCCCGCTTCCACTTCCACCAGATCAAACTGCAGACCTTCCTGGGGCACAGCGGGGCCATCAAGTGTGTGGCCCCGCTCAGCTGTGAGGACTTCTTCCTGAGTGGCAGCAAAGACAAGACTGTCCGCCTGTGGCCCCTCTACAACTGTGGGGATGGCACCAGCGAGACAGAGCCCCGGCTCACGTACACTCAGCACAGGAAATCTGTCTTCTATGTGAGCCAGCTGGAGGCCCCACAGCAGGTGGTGAGCTGTGATGGCACGGTCCATGTCTGGGACCAGTTCACAG GTAAACTCCTCCGCACCTTTGAGGCACTAGACAGCAAAGTTCCCATCACTGCTGTGACAACCatgccctctccccactgcagcatcTCTGTGGCCAGCGCCGACTCTGTGCTGCGCTTCATTGATCCCCGGAAACCAGGATTACAG CATGAGTTCCGTCTGGCCAGTGGCGTAAACGCTGGGCTCATCCGCTGCTTGGCTGTCAGCCCTAGTGGGCGCAGTGTAATGGCTGGCTTCTCCTCTGGATTCATTGTGCTGTTGGATACCAGGACTGGGCTTATCTTGCGGGGCTGGCCAGCCCATGAGGGGGACATCCTGCAGATAAAG gctgcagagggcAGCGTGCTGATCAGCTCGTCTTCCGATCACTCCCTGACTGTCTGGAAGGAACTGGAGCAGAAGCCGTTGCACCAGTACAGATCAGCTTCCGATCCCATCCATGCCTTCGACCTCTATGGCAGCGAAGTGGTGACTGGGACGGTGGCCAACAAGATTGGTGTCTATTCCATGATGGCGTCCTCGACCTCACCTACCAGCACGACCAAGCTGAGCTCAGAGAACTTCCGCGGcaccctgaccagcctggctgtGCTGCCCACGAAATGCCACCTTCTCCTGGGTTCTGATAACGGTGTGATACGTCTCCTAGCATAG